In Halorubrum sp. PV6, a single window of DNA contains:
- a CDS encoding helix-turn-helix domain-containing protein, which produces MASTDAGGVDGWSGTRLTLDLWHPNCWAIEATDRTNGGVLAHAIYNTPKADSDAPNSVNGLFTAFGDTNEEVEELLDAIRASNRAGNLLELQERFGRARDAPGNVVREFFLEYDPADMVCPTLLEHGFVHSAPVRIEDGREEWQVCFVGERTEIRDSLDAVQDRSGAEVSVQSMSSSGDPTRSPREQRLDTLTTTQREVYEHAREAGYYEWPREASTRELAEGLDVSKTTLLEHLRKAESKLLDP; this is translated from the coding sequence ATGGCTTCAACTGACGCGGGCGGCGTCGACGGCTGGTCGGGGACGCGGCTCACGCTCGATCTGTGGCACCCGAACTGCTGGGCGATCGAGGCGACCGACCGGACCAACGGCGGCGTCCTCGCCCACGCCATTTATAACACTCCGAAGGCGGACAGCGACGCGCCGAACTCGGTGAACGGGCTGTTCACCGCCTTCGGAGACACGAACGAGGAGGTCGAGGAGCTGCTCGACGCCATCCGCGCGTCGAACCGCGCGGGCAACCTCCTCGAACTGCAGGAGCGGTTCGGCCGCGCTCGGGACGCGCCGGGCAACGTCGTGCGCGAGTTCTTCTTGGAGTACGACCCGGCGGACATGGTGTGTCCGACGCTCTTAGAACACGGGTTCGTCCACAGCGCCCCGGTGCGGATCGAAGACGGCCGCGAGGAGTGGCAGGTGTGTTTCGTCGGCGAGCGGACGGAGATACGCGACTCGCTCGACGCGGTCCAGGATCGGTCCGGCGCCGAAGTGAGCGTCCAGTCGATGTCGTCGTCGGGCGATCCGACGCGGTCGCCTCGCGAGCAGCGCCTCGACACGCTCACCACGACACAGCGCGAGGTGTACGAGCACGCCCGCGAGGCCGGCTACTACGAGTGGCCGCGGGAGGCGTCGACCCGCGAGCTCGCGGAGGGCCTCGACGTCTCGAAGACGACGCTGCTCGAACACCTCCGGAAGGCGGAGTCGAAACTCCTCGACCCGTAA
- a CDS encoding proline dehydrogenase family protein: MIPPIASNFVAGETPEAALEHVERLNDRGVAGILNLLGEHYEERPPADADADAYVDLVEMIAERDVDSCVSVKSSQIGLDIGDHVFEENLARIVEAANDGDGDGTFVWIDMEDHETTDVTLDAFERHAVETDGNVGVCVQANLKRTREDLERLADLPGKVRLVKGAYDEPAELSYKKKARVDESYRDCLAYMFEAFDDGIAVGSHDPAMIEYAADLYDEYGTPYEVQMLTGVRESAQFDLAADPDVDAEVYQYIPYGSKWFSYFYRRIRERKSNALFALRAIVGN; the protein is encoded by the coding sequence ATGATTCCGCCTATCGCGAGCAACTTCGTCGCTGGAGAGACACCAGAGGCGGCGCTCGAACACGTCGAACGGCTGAACGACCGGGGCGTGGCCGGCATCTTGAACCTCCTCGGCGAGCACTACGAGGAGCGCCCGCCCGCCGACGCCGACGCCGACGCGTACGTCGACCTCGTCGAGATGATCGCCGAGCGCGACGTTGACAGCTGCGTCTCGGTGAAATCGAGTCAGATCGGCCTCGACATCGGCGACCACGTGTTCGAGGAGAACCTCGCTCGCATCGTCGAGGCGGCCAACGACGGGGACGGAGACGGGACCTTCGTCTGGATCGACATGGAGGACCACGAGACGACCGACGTGACCCTCGACGCGTTCGAGCGACACGCGGTCGAGACCGACGGCAACGTCGGCGTCTGCGTTCAGGCCAACCTCAAGCGCACGCGCGAGGACCTCGAACGACTCGCCGACCTGCCGGGGAAGGTCCGACTCGTCAAGGGCGCGTACGACGAGCCCGCGGAGCTATCGTATAAAAAGAAGGCTCGGGTCGACGAGTCGTACCGGGACTGTCTCGCGTACATGTTCGAGGCGTTCGACGACGGCATCGCGGTCGGCAGCCACGACCCCGCGATGATCGAGTACGCGGCCGACCTGTACGACGAGTACGGCACGCCCTACGAGGTCCAGATGCTCACCGGCGTGCGGGAGTCGGCGCAGTTCGACCTCGCCGCCGACCCCGACGTCGACGCCGAAGTGTATCAGTACATCCCGTACGGCTCCAAGTGGTTCTCCTACTTCTACCGGCGGATCAGAGAGCGCAAGTCGAACGCGCTGTTCGCGCTGCGAGCGATCGTCGGGAACTGA
- a CDS encoding ABC transporter substrate-binding protein: protein MSRDSTDLANRRTLLKLTGGAGVAALSGCLSTTDDGGDGSDGSDGSDGSDGSDGSDGSDSSDGSDGSDGGDSGPYEIGMVNSLTGSLSAFGQRNKRGVDLALQQVNEVGIGGRELNIAVEDSESENQGGIAAAQKLVNQDGVPFLIGAVGSGVSLAIYESVVQDTDVVQLSQNSTGLNLTNFPGLLRMSPSGRSQSLALSNIIAEDGYDSVAITYVNNDYGQSLTDAFVNAWDGDIAYNNPHDQDQASYSGVISEMNSSDADAWLFITYQAEFSTMVNEVFSSGYEAQFYGADSVQGANVIENTPEGSMDGMKIVVPSAPVEEENYQSFRDTFESEYGQEPTSWAAYAYDCVINAALAIQAADEFTGAALQDTVRRVSGPEGETVTSFEAASEILADGGGPDDVDYQGVSGPIDFNDAGDPVGFLQVLEVQDHAYEGIDFVEG, encoded by the coding sequence ATGTCACGAGATAGCACGGACTTGGCCAATCGGAGAACGTTGCTGAAACTGACCGGCGGCGCGGGCGTCGCCGCGCTTTCCGGCTGCCTGAGCACCACCGACGACGGTGGCGACGGATCTGACGGCAGCGACGGGTCGGATGGATCGGACGGCTCGGACGGCTCGGACGGCTCCGACAGCAGCGACGGGTCCGACGGGTCCGACGGCGGCGACTCCGGCCCGTACGAGATCGGGATGGTCAACTCCCTCACCGGCTCGCTGTCGGCGTTCGGGCAGCGGAACAAACGCGGCGTCGACCTCGCCTTACAGCAGGTCAACGAGGTCGGCATCGGCGGACGCGAGCTCAACATCGCCGTCGAGGACTCCGAGAGCGAAAACCAGGGCGGGATCGCTGCCGCCCAGAAGCTCGTCAATCAGGACGGCGTCCCGTTCCTCATCGGCGCGGTCGGCTCCGGCGTCTCGCTCGCGATCTACGAGAGCGTCGTGCAGGACACCGACGTGGTCCAGCTGAGCCAGAACTCGACGGGGCTCAACCTCACAAACTTCCCCGGACTGCTCCGGATGTCACCGTCCGGCCGCAGCCAGTCGCTCGCGCTCTCGAACATCATCGCGGAGGACGGCTACGACTCGGTCGCCATCACGTACGTCAACAACGACTACGGACAGAGCCTCACCGACGCGTTCGTCAACGCGTGGGACGGCGACATCGCGTACAACAACCCGCACGACCAGGACCAGGCGTCCTACTCGGGCGTCATCTCCGAGATGAACAGCTCGGACGCGGACGCGTGGCTGTTCATCACCTACCAGGCGGAGTTCTCGACGATGGTCAACGAGGTCTTCTCCTCGGGGTACGAGGCCCAGTTCTACGGCGCCGACTCCGTGCAGGGAGCGAACGTCATCGAGAACACGCCGGAGGGCAGCATGGACGGGATGAAGATCGTTGTCCCCTCCGCGCCGGTCGAAGAGGAGAACTACCAGTCGTTCAGAGACACGTTCGAGTCCGAGTACGGCCAAGAGCCGACCTCGTGGGCCGCGTACGCCTACGACTGCGTGATCAACGCCGCGCTCGCGATTCAGGCGGCAGACGAGTTCACCGGGGCGGCGCTTCAGGACACCGTCCGGCGCGTCTCCGGTCCCGAGGGCGAGACCGTGACCTCCTTCGAGGCCGCAAGCGAGATCCTCGCCGACGGCGGCGGCCCGGACGACGTCGACTACCAGGGAGTCAGCGGTCCGATCGACTTCAACGACGCCGGCGACCCGGTCGGGTTCCTGCAGGTGCTCGAGGTACAGGACCACGCATACGAAGGGATCGACTTCGTCGAAGGCTGA
- a CDS encoding branched-chain amino acid ABC transporter permease: MTVLGYLANGLVFSSIIVLGSIGLSLVYSIADFANFAHGDTMTIGAYTSLVTFGAIGGLGGAVLGLPYGFFVALVAGIAVAALVAVGTEKLIYEPLDIDSIGLLITSIGIAFIYRAVIQIRFGSESTDFDIQALRPIDALLPYGIRVTLHDVAIVVSAVILVVGLHVLLQYTDLGRKMRAMADNPDLARVSGIRTKRIKLWTWVIGAGLAGAGGVFLGLFNQLAPRMGFNLLLVIFAAVILGGIGSVYGAMAGGFLIGMINQLTPFFSNVVEALPIWPGWLARVAEGLVSIEYANAIAFVIMVLVLLVRPNGIAGEGAT; this comes from the coding sequence ATGACCGTTCTCGGATATTTGGCTAACGGGCTGGTCTTCAGTAGCATCATCGTCCTCGGCAGCATCGGGCTGTCCTTAGTGTACAGCATCGCCGACTTCGCGAACTTCGCGCACGGCGACACGATGACCATCGGCGCGTACACGTCGCTGGTGACGTTCGGCGCCATCGGTGGCCTCGGCGGCGCGGTGTTGGGGCTGCCGTACGGCTTCTTCGTCGCGCTCGTCGCCGGGATCGCGGTGGCCGCACTCGTCGCCGTCGGCACCGAGAAGCTGATCTACGAGCCGCTCGACATCGACTCGATCGGCCTGCTCATCACGTCGATCGGCATCGCGTTCATCTACCGCGCGGTGATCCAGATCCGGTTCGGCTCGGAGTCGACCGACTTCGACATCCAGGCGCTGCGGCCGATCGACGCGCTGTTGCCGTACGGCATCCGAGTGACGCTCCACGATGTCGCCATCGTCGTCTCGGCGGTGATCCTCGTCGTGGGACTCCACGTCCTGCTTCAGTACACCGACCTCGGACGGAAGATGCGCGCGATGGCGGACAACCCCGATCTCGCGCGCGTCAGCGGCATCCGGACGAAGCGGATCAAGCTCTGGACGTGGGTCATCGGCGCCGGCCTCGCCGGGGCCGGCGGCGTGTTCCTCGGGCTGTTCAACCAGCTCGCGCCCCGGATGGGCTTTAACCTCCTGCTCGTGATCTTCGCGGCGGTGATCCTCGGCGGGATCGGTTCCGTCTACGGGGCGATGGCCGGCGGGTTCCTCATCGGCATGATAAACCAACTGACGCCGTTCTTCTCCAACGTCGTGGAAGCGCTTCCGATCTGGCCGGGGTGGCTCGCGCGAGTGGCCGAGGGACTGGTCAGCATCGAGTACGCGAACGCGATCGCGTTCGTGATAATGGTTCTCGTGCTGTTGGTCCGGCCGAACGGCATCGCCGGGGAGGGGGCGACATGA
- a CDS encoding branched-chain amino acid ABC transporter permease, which yields MSLLANPKETLSDLSRPEKWVLGVSVAFMVFLFGALVTGALGPAYFLFLVGLAGMYALLSFGLNAQWGFTGLINFSVAAFFGIGAYGSALMTADSSPIAGGLNPIIGLVVALVVALVLALLIGIPTLRLRADYLAIASLGLAEVVRLIVLNERWLTNGSAGLRGIPGFFKGWPVLSSFPETMPGLRLVIIPGSPILLETSFWRASLNVLLVFAFAGGTYLVLRRAHRSPWGRVLRTIRSDEDLARALGKNTYSFKMQSFILGSLIMALAGVFYTHLNLYVGPGDLDPITTFYAWVAVILGGSGSNRGALFGGIVIVTIREGTRFLNEVPVIDPAPLRLLLIGVVIVAVMRYRPQGVLPPQRELIWPNAIDDRGAPERPESGVREQKGGGDDE from the coding sequence ATGAGCCTCCTCGCGAACCCGAAAGAGACGCTTTCGGACCTGAGCCGCCCGGAGAAGTGGGTGCTCGGCGTGAGCGTCGCGTTCATGGTGTTCCTGTTCGGCGCGCTCGTCACCGGCGCGCTCGGCCCGGCGTACTTCCTGTTCCTCGTCGGACTGGCCGGGATGTACGCGCTGTTATCCTTCGGCCTCAACGCCCAGTGGGGCTTTACGGGCCTGATCAACTTCAGCGTCGCCGCGTTCTTCGGTATCGGCGCGTACGGCTCGGCGCTGATGACGGCCGACAGCTCGCCGATCGCCGGCGGACTCAACCCGATCATCGGCCTCGTGGTCGCGCTCGTGGTCGCGCTCGTGTTGGCGCTTTTGATCGGCATTCCGACGCTTCGGCTGCGCGCCGACTACCTCGCGATCGCGTCGCTCGGCCTCGCGGAGGTCGTGCGGCTGATCGTGCTCAACGAGCGCTGGCTGACGAACGGGAGCGCCGGCCTCCGCGGTATCCCCGGCTTCTTTAAAGGATGGCCGGTGCTCTCGTCGTTCCCGGAGACGATGCCGGGGCTGCGGCTGGTGATCATACCCGGATCGCCGATACTGCTCGAAACGTCGTTCTGGCGCGCGTCGCTGAACGTCCTGCTCGTGTTCGCGTTCGCCGGCGGGACCTACCTCGTCTTGCGGCGGGCCCACCGCTCGCCGTGGGGGAGGGTGCTGCGCACGATTCGGTCCGACGAGGACCTCGCGCGGGCGCTCGGGAAGAACACCTACTCGTTTAAGATGCAGTCGTTCATTCTGGGCAGCCTGATCATGGCGCTCGCGGGCGTGTTCTACACGCACCTGAACCTGTACGTCGGACCGGGCGATCTGGACCCGATCACGACGTTCTACGCCTGGGTCGCGGTGATCTTGGGCGGCAGCGGCTCCAACCGCGGCGCGCTCTTCGGCGGCATCGTCATCGTCACGATCCGCGAGGGGACGCGCTTCCTGAACGAGGTGCCCGTGATCGACCCCGCGCCGCTTCGGCTGCTGTTGATCGGGGTCGTGATCGTCGCGGTCATGCGATACCGGCCACAGGGTGTCCTCCCGCCACAGCGGGAGCTGATCTGGCCGAACGCGATAGACGATCGCGGGGCGCCGGAACGACCGGAGAGCGGCGTCCGCGAACAGAAAGGGGGTGGGGACGATGAGTGA
- a CDS encoding ABC transporter ATP-binding protein → MSEGALPKDDVVLRVDDLQKSFGGLAATDHATFEVERGTITGLIGPNGAGKSTLFNLISGFYEPDGGTVEVNGTDVTGMEPYEVADHGLIRTFQTPRKLEGMTVREAMLVGPREQPGESFVSLFTSPGAVDEAESANLAEAERILEDFEIDHLATQPATDISGGQMKLVELARAMLAEPEVLLLDEPVAGVNPTLAKKLKTQIRRLNEQGTTFLLIEHDMEFVMDLADPIVVLDQGHVLTEGTPDGVRNDERVIDAYLGGGA, encoded by the coding sequence ATGAGTGAGGGTGCCCTCCCGAAAGACGACGTCGTCCTGCGCGTCGACGACCTCCAGAAGTCGTTCGGCGGGCTGGCGGCGACCGACCACGCGACGTTCGAGGTCGAGCGCGGAACGATCACCGGCCTCATCGGTCCGAACGGCGCCGGTAAATCGACGCTGTTCAACCTCATCTCCGGCTTCTACGAGCCGGACGGGGGGACCGTGGAAGTGAACGGGACCGACGTGACCGGCATGGAGCCGTACGAGGTTGCCGACCACGGGCTCATCCGGACGTTCCAGACGCCGCGGAAACTGGAAGGGATGACCGTCCGCGAGGCGATGCTCGTCGGACCGCGGGAACAGCCCGGCGAGTCGTTCGTCTCGCTTTTCACCTCGCCCGGCGCGGTCGACGAGGCCGAGTCGGCGAACCTCGCCGAGGCGGAGCGGATCTTGGAGGACTTCGAGATCGACCACCTCGCGACGCAGCCGGCGACCGACATCTCCGGCGGCCAGATGAAACTCGTCGAGCTCGCACGCGCGATGCTCGCCGAGCCGGAAGTCCTCCTGCTGGACGAGCCGGTGGCCGGGGTGAATCCGACGCTCGCGAAGAAACTGAAAACGCAGATTCGGCGGCTCAACGAACAGGGGACGACGTTCCTGCTCATCGAACACGACATGGAGTTCGTGATGGATCTCGCGGACCCGATCGTGGTCTTAGACCAGGGACACGTCCTGACTGAGGGGACTCCCGACGGAGTCCGCAACGACGAGCGCGTCATCGACGCGTATCTCGGAGGTGGCGCATGA
- a CDS encoding ABC transporter ATP-binding protein → MSDEPTAPAGANGGTDPVLSLSSVDSGYGEVQVLDDLSIRLDPGEIVCLVGPNGAGKSTVLKTAFGMLTPWVGSVEYHGREIGGMAPEAIVREGIGYVPQTDNVFGSLTIDENLRMGGVARDGGLDEVIETLYDRFPIIDRKRKAKARTLSGGQRQVLAFARALVMEPDVLLIDEPSAGLAPNTADDVFEDVQEVNDMDTAILMVEQNVTKGLGISDRGYVLDQGTVRFEGTPDELLNDEEVSQLYLGG, encoded by the coding sequence ATGAGCGACGAACCCACAGCGCCCGCGGGGGCCAACGGCGGAACCGATCCCGTCCTCTCGCTGTCGAGCGTCGACAGCGGGTACGGCGAGGTGCAGGTGCTCGACGACCTCTCGATCCGGCTCGATCCGGGCGAGATCGTCTGTCTCGTCGGTCCGAACGGGGCCGGGAAGTCGACCGTCCTCAAGACGGCGTTCGGCATGCTGACCCCCTGGGTCGGCAGCGTCGAGTACCACGGCCGCGAGATCGGCGGGATGGCGCCGGAAGCGATCGTCCGCGAGGGGATCGGCTACGTCCCCCAGACCGACAACGTGTTCGGCTCGCTGACGATAGACGAGAACCTCCGGATGGGCGGCGTCGCCCGCGACGGCGGGCTCGACGAGGTGATCGAGACGCTGTACGACCGCTTCCCGATCATCGACCGGAAGCGGAAGGCGAAGGCGCGGACGCTCTCCGGCGGCCAGCGACAGGTGCTGGCGTTCGCGCGGGCCCTGGTGATGGAGCCCGACGTGCTGCTCATCGACGAGCCGTCCGCGGGGCTCGCGCCCAACACCGCCGACGACGTGTTCGAGGACGTCCAAGAGGTCAACGACATGGACACGGCGATCCTCATGGTCGAGCAGAACGTGACCAAGGGGCTCGGCATCTCCGACCGCGGGTACGTCCTCGACCAGGGGACCGTCCGCTTCGAGGGCACCCCGGACGAACTGTTGAACGACGAGGAGGTCTCACAGCTGTACCTGGGCGGCTGA